The Rheinheimera mangrovi genome contains the following window.
CTGAGCGAAATCTTCAAACTGCACTAAAGCTTCTGGCCAGCGACGTTTAATAGCTTTCATAAACTGGTCGATAAAGGCATCGTATTCTTCGCCAGTAATACGCTTGTGCTTAGAACCCATATACACAGGGTCATTCAGCAGTTTTTCGTTATTCGTACCGACATCCAGCATCACTGGTAAGGTATAAGCCGGGCTGATCCCTCCACAGGCTGTGTACAAGGACAACTTGCCGATGGAAATACCCATACCGCCTACGCCCTGGTCACCTAAGCCCAGTACACGTTCACCGTCTGTGACTACTATGACTTTTACTTTTTTCTTGGTGACGCTGCGCAGTATGTCATCCATATGCTCACGTTCGCTGTAGGAAACAAAAATACCACGGGCACTGCGGTAAATAGCGGAGAAACGCTCACAGGCGTCCCCTACTGTTGGCGTGTAAATCACCGGGATCATTTCTTCCAGGTGCTCTTTTACTAAACGATAAAACAGAGTTTCGTTTTTATCGTGAATAGCACGCAGATAAATATGTTTGTTGATGGGTTCAGCGAAACTGGAATATTGCATATAAGCGCGGGCCAGTTGCTGCTCAATAGTTTCGTAGCGTGGAGGCAATAAACCAATCAGGTTAAAGGCAATACGTTCTTCTTTGGTGAAGGCGCTGCCTTTATTTAATAACGGAGTTTCTAATAACGCTGGACCTGCGTAGGAGGTATAAAGAGGTTGTTTCGTACTCATGGGGATCTCTCAAAACAAGCCTGCTGGCTCAAATTGCTGCCGATCATAACAGGTCTGAATAAGGCGGCAACCTCACAAGGGTTAAACAGAGGCTAAATGACGCTCATTTCACTCTGGTCAGACCTGAGCGCCACAATTTTCTGCCTTATCTCTTGAATTTAGTCTCCAGAATGACTGAAGAATTGGTACGCTCTACCCCATCCAGATTGCCTATTTCATCCAGAATATGGCTCAATTGTTCTGTGCTTTGAGCCTGCACTACAGCAATTAAATCGTACTCACCACTGATGGCGTATAACTCAGAAATCTGACTGATTTGTTTGAGCTCTACATTGGTTTTTGTTGTCAGCTTTTGCCGTACCTTTATCGCCACGTGGGCTGAAACTAACTGGCTTAAAAATGCACTGCCATATTCCAGTACATAGCCTTTCACCACGCCGCTTTGCTCAAGCCTGTGCATGCGGTTTTGTACAGTGCTGCGCGACACATTCAAGGCTCTGGCCAGGTCTGAAATGCTGGCTCTGGCGTTACGGCGTAACATGCCTAATAGCTTTTCGTCATCGGAATTTATCACTTTGCTCATTTACCTTATCAGAATGACAGAATTAACTGCAATATTGTCAATAATGCTACTGCATATTGGTAAGTCTGGCCAATATAATAAGTGAAATTCCTTAGTTACCCTGCCATATCAAGGGTAATCAACAAAAAGCACAAAGGCAGAACAACAATGCAAGTTAGCAGATCTTTATTCGATGAAGTGATGGTTCCGAACTACGCACCGTCCGCAGTGATCCCGGTAAAAGGTTTAGGTTCAAGAGTCTGGGACCAGACAGGTCGAGAGTTTATTGATTTCGCTGGCGGCATAGCCGTGAACTGTTTAGGCCACTGCCACCCTGCTTTAGTGGGCGCATTAAAAGATCAGGCTGATAAGTTATGGCATTTATCCAACG
Protein-coding sequences here:
- a CDS encoding Lrp/AsnC family transcriptional regulator translates to MSKVINSDDEKLLGMLRRNARASISDLARALNVSRSTVQNRMHRLEQSGVVKGYVLEYGSAFLSQLVSAHVAIKVRQKLTTKTNVELKQISQISELYAISGEYDLIAVVQAQSTEQLSHILDEIGNLDGVERTNSSVILETKFKR